From the Natrarchaeobaculum aegyptiacum genome, one window contains:
- a CDS encoding MBL fold metallo-hydrolase, with the protein MTESERESENGREPDAEFVRVPVGYGTPEGINSAYVLPDHGVVIDPGPPSPPAFETLTDELEAVEMAVTDVDHVVVTHWHVDHSGLATRLAREAEATVHMHEVDAPLVGDYAESRPERVDRDDRTLQQWGVPESTRDAIAQTDTPTSMPDSFPVETHDHGDTVGGVELLSTPGHTAGHLALRTHETLFLGDLLLPTYTPNVGGSDTRLDDPLGDYLTSLERLEAVADEHGFTHGQPGHGTALELAPEIADVRAHHRERAAAAFESLSSGSEGDGGGGGGAASDEPGTTPWAVAGDLFGDLQGFHAKFGAGEAAAHLERLAELGVVERLEGSTIRYRQAVEEYPSPESLTP; encoded by the coding sequence ATGACCGAGAGTGAGCGCGAGAGCGAGAACGGGCGTGAGCCCGACGCCGAGTTCGTCCGCGTCCCGGTCGGCTACGGGACGCCCGAGGGGATCAACAGCGCGTACGTCCTGCCAGACCACGGCGTCGTGATCGACCCCGGTCCGCCGTCGCCGCCAGCCTTCGAGACCCTGACCGACGAACTCGAGGCCGTCGAGATGGCGGTGACCGACGTCGACCACGTCGTCGTCACCCACTGGCACGTCGATCACTCGGGGCTCGCTACCCGGCTGGCCCGCGAGGCCGAGGCGACCGTCCACATGCACGAGGTCGACGCCCCGCTCGTCGGCGACTACGCGGAGAGCCGCCCCGAGCGCGTCGACCGCGACGACCGCACCCTCCAGCAGTGGGGCGTTCCCGAGTCGACCCGTGACGCGATCGCCCAGACCGATACGCCGACGTCGATGCCGGACTCGTTCCCCGTCGAGACCCACGACCACGGCGATACCGTCGGTGGTGTCGAACTCCTGTCTACCCCCGGCCACACGGCCGGCCACCTCGCGCTCCGGACCCACGAGACCCTCTTCCTGGGTGATCTCCTCTTGCCGACGTACACGCCGAACGTCGGCGGGAGCGACACCCGACTCGACGACCCGCTCGGTGACTACCTGACCTCACTCGAGCGCCTCGAGGCCGTCGCCGACGAACACGGGTTCACCCACGGCCAGCCCGGTCACGGGACGGCGCTCGAACTCGCCCCCGAGATCGCAGACGTGAGAGCACACCACCGCGAGCGGGCTGCCGCGGCGTTCGAGTCGCTCTCGAGCGGTAGCGAGGGCGACGGCGGGGGCGGGGGCGGGGCTGCCAGCGACGAGCCCGGAACCACTCCGTGGGCCGTCGCCGGCGACCTCTTCGGCGATCTGCAGGGCTTCCACGCGAAGTTCGGCGCGGGCGAGGCCGCCGCCCACCTCGAGCGTCTCGCCGAACTGGGCGTCGTCGAGCGACTCGAGGGATCGACGATCCGGTACCGGCAAGCGGTCGAGGAGTACCCGTCACCGGAGTCGCTGACGCCGTAG
- a CDS encoding GNAT family N-acetyltransferase, with protein MTDRSSDDEPPGAGGDDPAAAGKTSQCRPASTDVDRDWGTAMGTGTDSSVACTWDNGSCEGTPLCPPRCPRFTDREGHPMLVRPSEPADFDALVEMYEDLDGHSRAMGLPPATTPKLEAWLSRLLDTGWNLIALDGDRVVGHVAVIPAESADPEFVIFVHQDYQNRGVGSELVKQLIAHAGDRAHDELTLSVSSGNRRAITVYQNVGFDVVERQVTELAMALDLQQPIVEQVQQPPAARN; from the coding sequence ATGACCGATCGATCCTCCGACGACGAGCCACCCGGGGCAGGCGGGGACGACCCTGCCGCCGCTGGGAAGACCAGCCAGTGCCGTCCGGCGAGCACCGACGTGGACAGAGATTGGGGCACAGCCATGGGCACAGGCACGGACTCGAGCGTCGCCTGCACCTGGGACAACGGCTCCTGTGAGGGAACGCCGCTGTGTCCACCGCGTTGTCCCCGGTTCACCGACCGCGAGGGCCACCCGATGCTGGTCCGTCCGTCCGAGCCCGCCGACTTCGACGCACTCGTCGAGATGTACGAGGACCTCGACGGGCACAGCCGAGCGATGGGACTTCCGCCAGCGACCACGCCAAAACTCGAAGCCTGGCTCTCCCGCCTGTTGGATACCGGCTGGAACCTCATCGCGCTGGACGGCGACCGGGTCGTCGGTCACGTGGCCGTCATCCCCGCGGAATCGGCCGATCCCGAGTTCGTCATCTTCGTCCACCAGGACTACCAGAACCGTGGCGTGGGGTCGGAACTGGTCAAACAGCTGATCGCCCACGCCGGTGACCGCGCTCACGACGAACTCACGCTCTCGGTCTCGAGCGGGAACCGACGGGCGATCACGGTCTACCAGAACGTGGGATTCGACGTCGTCGAACGGCAGGTCACGGAACTGGCGATGGCACTCGACCTGCAACAGCCGATCGTCGAGCAGGTTCAGCAGCCACCAGCGGCGCGGAACTGA
- a CDS encoding metal-sulfur cluster assembly factor codes for MSSTQRNASERRQFGEPDPDADVGGSEVGEFVRSRRDDSTPFERELWDVLDGIPDPHIPVSLVEMAMIYDVRNDDGHVTVEMSFPCMGCPAYDMIHNDIRSCLTVLDGVDDVEVDVVWDPVWSKDMLTDDVREKLRNSGISI; via the coding sequence ATGTCCAGCACACAGCGAAACGCCAGCGAACGACGACAGTTCGGCGAGCCAGACCCAGACGCAGACGTCGGTGGCTCCGAGGTCGGCGAGTTCGTCCGCTCGCGCCGAGACGACTCGACCCCGTTCGAACGTGAACTGTGGGACGTCCTAGATGGAATCCCCGACCCCCACATCCCGGTCAGCCTCGTCGAGATGGCGATGATCTACGACGTTCGCAACGACGACGGGCACGTGACCGTCGAGATGAGCTTCCCGTGTATGGGCTGTCCGGCCTACGACATGATTCACAACGACATCCGGAGCTGTCTGACCGTACTCGACGGCGTCGACGACGTCGAGGTCGACGTGGTCTGGGACCCCGTCTGGAGCAAGGACATGCTCACCGACGACGTCCGAGAGAAGCTCCGCAACTCCGGAATCAGCATCTGA
- a CDS encoding GNAT family N-acetyltransferase codes for MTYEIRKARREDGDELLELWHGFTDHLSEYDDRYHHKESADERWLQYFESQLLDAKYGAVFVAEEEASGDLVGVLEARIMGNHPIFRLQNHGYINGHFVDDDHRGEGIGSALLEAVHDWFEDAGKDVDFYRVDVIDGDDDSATFYEANGFDAVEHVYERSMESER; via the coding sequence ATGACGTACGAGATACGGAAGGCCCGGAGAGAAGACGGTGACGAGTTGCTCGAACTCTGGCACGGCTTCACCGACCACCTCTCGGAGTACGACGACCGCTATCACCACAAAGAGAGCGCGGACGAACGCTGGCTCCAGTACTTCGAGAGCCAGTTGCTCGACGCGAAGTACGGCGCGGTCTTCGTCGCCGAAGAGGAAGCGTCGGGCGACCTCGTCGGCGTCCTCGAGGCCCGGATCATGGGCAATCACCCGATCTTCCGCCTGCAGAATCACGGCTACATCAACGGTCACTTCGTCGACGACGACCACCGCGGCGAAGGTATCGGCAGCGCGCTCCTCGAGGCAGTCCACGACTGGTTCGAGGACGCCGGCAAGGACGTGGACTTCTACCGCGTCGACGTGATCGACGGCGACGACGACTCCGCGACGTTCTACGAGGCGAACGGATTCGACGCGGTCGAACACGTCTACGAACGCTCGATGGAATCGGAGCGGTGA
- a CDS encoding phenylacetic acid degradation PaaB family protein: protein MQKYDVFARLHPGDDTIHIGNVTAQNERLAKMYAYETFDEEDWDYMAVVAQDDLHEVTGKMPTAGVSR from the coding sequence ATGCAAAAGTACGACGTATTCGCACGACTGCACCCCGGTGACGACACGATTCACATCGGCAACGTCACCGCACAGAACGAGAGACTCGCAAAGATGTACGCATACGAAACCTTCGACGAAGAGGACTGGGACTACATGGCGGTCGTCGCCCAGGACGACCTCCACGAGGTTACCGGAAAGATGCCCACCGCGGGGGTGAGCCGATGA
- a CDS encoding universal stress protein, which yields MTNVLLAIDEAEDRVNRQLETLEDLALADGASVTALYVFSDNPSGASVNQLKTARRAEERLEAAGYDVTLDERSGEPGEEILTHAAENDVDLICLAGRKRSPTGKALFGSVTQDVILGTDRPVLIAGNDPEE from the coding sequence ATGACCAACGTCCTACTGGCCATCGACGAAGCGGAAGATCGCGTGAACAGACAGCTCGAGACGCTCGAGGACCTCGCGCTCGCAGACGGGGCCAGCGTCACCGCCCTCTACGTGTTTTCGGACAATCCCTCGGGAGCCTCGGTCAACCAGCTCAAGACCGCGCGCAGGGCCGAGGAACGACTCGAAGCGGCCGGCTACGACGTGACTCTCGACGAGCGCAGTGGCGAGCCGGGAGAAGAGATCCTGACCCACGCCGCCGAGAACGACGTCGACCTGATCTGTCTGGCGGGGCGAAAGCGGTCGCCGACGGGGAAGGCGCTGTTCGGCAGCGTCACCCAGGACGTGATCCTCGGGACGGACCGTCCCGTCCTGATCGCCGGCAACGACCCCGAAGAGTAA
- a CDS encoding Phenylacetic acid catabolic protein, translated as MSDWSAEAIDYVQAVTDTKLVLSQRYSQWSLAGDTLEDTIGGSSAAQDEIGHIRQLANELEDQGRDMEWIRGARDPEEFANAACLDAIDGDWAAFMATVGPADRAAWYLLDAIDQEDLEGLLTKIGEDEYFHLEYHDARLETLAEEKPEEIQAALEETLPQALAFIGPQSYDEETDPVYQAGFTNRPVAEIREAFAAHYRDLFADTPVSLENVDWDVAADDDEWDATRRRVDDGAIAEEDVSQISGERNELYAMN; from the coding sequence ATGAGCGACTGGTCCGCCGAAGCGATCGACTACGTGCAGGCCGTCACCGACACCAAGCTCGTCCTCAGCCAGCGCTACAGCCAGTGGAGCCTCGCCGGCGACACGCTCGAGGACACCATCGGTGGCTCGAGCGCCGCACAGGACGAGATCGGTCACATCCGCCAGCTCGCGAACGAACTCGAAGACCAGGGTCGCGACATGGAGTGGATCCGTGGCGCACGCGACCCCGAGGAGTTCGCCAACGCCGCCTGCCTCGACGCGATCGACGGCGACTGGGCGGCCTTCATGGCGACGGTCGGGCCGGCCGACCGCGCCGCGTGGTACCTGCTCGACGCCATCGATCAGGAGGACCTCGAGGGGCTGCTCACCAAGATCGGCGAAGACGAGTACTTCCACCTCGAGTACCACGACGCCCGCCTCGAGACGCTGGCCGAGGAGAAACCAGAGGAGATCCAGGCAGCGCTCGAGGAGACGCTGCCCCAGGCCCTCGCGTTCATCGGTCCCCAGAGCTACGACGAGGAGACCGATCCGGTCTACCAGGCCGGCTTCACGAACCGACCGGTCGCCGAGATCCGCGAGGCGTTCGCCGCTCACTACCGCGACCTGTTCGCCGACACCCCGGTCTCGCTCGAGAACGTCGACTGGGACGTCGCCGCCGACGACGACGAGTGGGACGCGACCCGCCGCCGCGTCGACGACGGCGCGATCGCCGAAGAGGACGTCAGCCAGATCAGCGGCGAGCGCAACGAGCTGTACGCGATGAACTGA
- a CDS encoding enoyl-CoA hydratase/isomerase family protein, with protein MDVTDEDGVRTITFDRPESMNAVTEDVARELAAAILEVGPDEYHAIVITGEGDAFSAGGDLEAMAAREETPKESYDRLCETLGEVVEAALLTEVPIVAKVNGDAVGAGLSITAISDFAYAVDSASFSCAFVRVGLVPDTGGTFLLPQLIGLRETKRLALTAEFVDAEEAADLGLINEAVPEEDLEERVDDLLETLAKRPSATVGLAKRTIHQNLGRQWQEALDHELLAQTLAYGSPEHEDGVNRFLEGSD; from the coding sequence ATGGACGTTACAGACGAGGATGGAGTCCGGACGATCACGTTCGACCGGCCCGAATCGATGAACGCCGTCACCGAAGACGTCGCGAGAGAGCTTGCGGCGGCCATTCTCGAGGTCGGCCCCGACGAGTACCACGCCATCGTCATCACGGGCGAGGGCGACGCGTTCAGCGCGGGGGGCGACCTCGAGGCGATGGCTGCCCGCGAGGAGACGCCGAAGGAGTCCTACGATCGGCTCTGTGAGACTCTCGGTGAAGTGGTCGAGGCGGCGCTGCTGACCGAGGTGCCGATCGTCGCGAAGGTCAACGGCGACGCGGTGGGCGCGGGGCTGTCGATCACGGCGATCAGCGACTTCGCCTACGCCGTCGACTCCGCGTCGTTTAGCTGTGCGTTCGTCCGGGTCGGGCTCGTCCCCGATACGGGCGGGACCTTCCTGCTACCCCAGTTGATCGGGCTCCGGGAGACGAAACGGCTCGCGCTGACGGCCGAGTTCGTCGACGCCGAGGAGGCGGCCGACCTCGGGCTGATCAACGAGGCTGTCCCCGAGGAGGACCTCGAGGAGCGCGTCGACGACCTGCTCGAGACGCTCGCGAAGCGACCGTCGGCGACGGTCGGCCTCGCCAAGCGGACGATCCACCAGAATCTCGGCCGGCAGTGGCAGGAGGCTCTCGACCACGAACTGCTCGCCCAGACGCTCGCTTACGGCTCTCCCGAGCACGAAGACGGCGTCAACCGGTTTCTCGAGGGATCGGACTGA
- a CDS encoding UbiD family decarboxylase, protein MTINSLRQYVHALENDGDLHRVSEPVSWNLEASAVTMMANEDDGTVPLFEDVESARLIGDPYRGSQSRPWDRIALGLELPRGLSYREFYELVIERLENPEEPEHVDAAAAPCKEVVRTGDDVDLLEFPWPYIHAGDGGRYSNLHTLVAPDPDSAWTDWSYHRSMIHDSKSASVLLLAGEQTPNLYYYKYERRDEPMPVAIAVGAEPAVQYTSVMWIPTGRNEAEFAGGLKGEPIELVECETSDLQVPATAELIIEGEIVPNERRDEGPFGDYFGYMHGPRRSMPLLRVTAITHQQDPIIPFCVEGTGVGYSENSTSSMEIGCVGPDATLGLRAAGFDVEYCVPWKSTPRTVYVISTETTDPGYLHELANFIFTTWGMLHVDFFIFVDADVNPLSQREVLEALALHADPDSDFHQFGVETMPKVPLNIYQTPTEKGDVQTGTSKAKTAKAYIDATRDGYADGDAGENDRGATRGFADLREGGPTGRHDDVEVTYRAQQILTDAGVDPDHFPFVDPGEVDR, encoded by the coding sequence ATGACGATCAACAGCCTGCGCCAGTACGTCCACGCCCTCGAGAACGATGGCGACCTCCATCGTGTTTCCGAACCCGTCTCCTGGAACCTGGAGGCCAGCGCGGTCACCATGATGGCCAACGAAGACGACGGAACGGTCCCCCTGTTCGAGGACGTCGAGTCGGCGCGGCTGATCGGCGATCCCTACCGGGGAAGCCAGTCTCGCCCGTGGGACCGGATCGCCCTCGGCCTCGAGTTACCTCGCGGGCTCTCCTACCGCGAATTCTACGAACTCGTCATCGAGCGCCTCGAGAATCCGGAGGAGCCGGAACACGTCGACGCCGCCGCGGCCCCCTGCAAGGAGGTCGTCAGAACCGGGGACGACGTGGACTTACTCGAGTTTCCGTGGCCGTACATCCACGCGGGCGACGGCGGGCGCTACTCGAACCTCCACACGCTCGTCGCGCCGGATCCGGACTCGGCGTGGACCGACTGGTCGTACCACCGGTCGATGATCCACGACAGCAAGTCCGCGAGCGTGCTCTTACTTGCCGGCGAGCAGACGCCGAACCTCTACTACTACAAGTACGAGCGCCGGGACGAACCGATGCCCGTCGCTATCGCAGTGGGCGCTGAACCGGCCGTCCAGTACACGTCCGTGATGTGGATCCCGACGGGACGCAACGAGGCGGAGTTTGCCGGCGGACTGAAGGGTGAACCGATCGAACTCGTCGAGTGCGAGACCAGCGACCTGCAGGTGCCGGCGACGGCCGAGTTGATTATCGAGGGTGAGATCGTCCCGAACGAACGCCGCGACGAGGGACCGTTCGGTGACTACTTCGGCTACATGCACGGTCCCCGGCGCTCGATGCCCCTGCTGCGCGTGACGGCGATCACCCACCAGCAAGACCCGATCATCCCCTTCTGCGTCGAGGGGACCGGCGTCGGTTACTCCGAGAACTCCACCAGTTCGATGGAGATCGGTTGCGTCGGCCCCGACGCCACCCTCGGCCTCCGGGCGGCCGGCTTCGACGTCGAGTACTGCGTCCCCTGGAAGTCAACCCCGCGAACCGTCTACGTCATCTCGACGGAGACGACCGACCCCGGCTACCTCCACGAACTCGCGAACTTCATCTTCACGACCTGGGGAATGTTGCACGTCGACTTCTTCATCTTCGTCGACGCAGACGTCAACCCCCTCTCCCAGCGAGAGGTGCTCGAGGCGCTGGCGCTGCACGCCGACCCCGACAGCGACTTCCACCAGTTCGGCGTCGAGACGATGCCGAAAGTGCCGCTGAACATCTACCAGACGCCCACGGAGAAAGGCGACGTCCAGACGGGAACGTCGAAGGCCAAGACGGCGAAAGCCTACATCGACGCGACCCGGGACGGTTACGCAGACGGCGACGCTGGCGAGAACGACCGTGGCGCGACTCGAGGGTTTGCCGATCTTCGCGAGGGTGGACCGACGGGCCGCCACGACGACGTCGAGGTCACCTACCGCGCCCAGCAGATCCTCACGGATGCCGGGGTCGATCCGGACCACTTCCCGTTCGTCGATCCGGGGGAGGTCGACCGATGA
- a CDS encoding UbiD family decarboxylase translates to MTSLRSHLAALREADDLVTIDQHVHWDGTAATVASEAVRHSCPATLFENTAGKVRLASGAYASLDQFENRDRRPWDRLARALDLGANCSYVDLLEHLSTRREAPPLEERLTDEPDLSALPDADLTRLGLPLDRDVAPLVDLGLLVLDCGGETTWAPIRGHAIRSSKLRLAVPEAVLEWPADERLTDVEASVVLGVSAGALVAALQGWTQDRIDPAVPDRAGELADVPVARADSRLVPADAEVCIDGWLSAVDAGPGAPRAAWELASEVALVDLHVDAIATRPEPVVAFTPLEKPLTADVHFQSLVEAAQLSRRANNYWGVSPVEWIRLPVEARLGLCIVSSEILYAGFEWQLANMLFSFSDLFDKVLVLDEQADPTNLARAVDDMWVKAHPANDWTFSEPNAPAATAPFYRRDGTTGSRLYINATWDPRWDEEYIAPRVTLETSFSENVLSSIADRWEELGLDDLLADRPLDAPDDRE, encoded by the coding sequence ATGACCTCGCTCAGGTCCCACCTCGCGGCCCTGCGTGAGGCCGACGACCTCGTCACGATCGATCAACACGTCCACTGGGATGGGACGGCTGCGACCGTCGCGAGCGAGGCCGTCCGTCACAGCTGTCCCGCGACGCTGTTCGAGAACACAGCCGGGAAGGTACGCCTCGCGAGCGGCGCGTACGCGAGCCTCGACCAGTTCGAGAACCGCGACCGGCGGCCGTGGGATCGACTCGCTCGCGCGCTCGACCTCGGCGCAAATTGCTCGTACGTCGACCTCCTCGAGCACCTTTCGACCCGCCGGGAGGCCCCACCGCTCGAGGAGCGCCTGACCGACGAGCCCGACCTGTCGGCACTCCCCGACGCCGACCTCACTCGGCTCGGGCTCCCGCTCGACCGCGACGTCGCGCCGCTGGTCGATCTCGGCCTGCTCGTCCTCGACTGTGGCGGCGAGACGACGTGGGCTCCGATCCGCGGCCACGCCATCAGGAGCTCGAAGCTTCGGCTCGCGGTTCCGGAGGCGGTCCTCGAGTGGCCCGCCGACGAGCGGCTGACCGACGTCGAGGCGAGCGTCGTCCTCGGCGTCTCCGCCGGTGCGCTCGTGGCGGCCCTGCAGGGGTGGACCCAGGACCGGATCGATCCAGCGGTTCCCGACCGGGCGGGCGAACTCGCCGACGTGCCGGTGGCACGGGCCGACTCGAGGCTCGTTCCGGCCGACGCGGAGGTCTGTATCGACGGCTGGCTCAGCGCCGTCGACGCCGGCCCCGGCGCGCCACGGGCGGCCTGGGAACTCGCCTCGGAGGTGGCACTCGTCGATCTCCACGTCGACGCTATCGCGACCCGGCCGGAGCCAGTCGTCGCGTTCACGCCGCTCGAGAAACCGCTCACAGCCGACGTCCACTTCCAGAGCCTCGTCGAGGCCGCCCAGCTCTCACGCCGGGCGAACAACTACTGGGGGGTCTCACCCGTCGAGTGGATTCGCCTCCCCGTCGAGGCCCGACTCGGCCTCTGTATCGTCTCGAGTGAGATCCTCTACGCCGGGTTCGAGTGGCAGCTAGCGAACATGCTCTTTTCGTTCTCGGACCTCTTCGACAAGGTGCTCGTCCTCGACGAGCAGGCCGATCCCACCAATCTCGCTCGAGCGGTCGACGACATGTGGGTGAAAGCCCATCCGGCGAACGACTGGACGTTCAGCGAGCCGAACGCGCCCGCGGCCACGGCGCCGTTCTACCGCCGCGACGGCACCACCGGTTCCCGGCTCTACATCAACGCGACCTGGGACCCGCGCTGGGACGAAGAGTACATCGCCCCGCGGGTGACCCTCGAGACCTCCTTCTCGGAGAACGTCCTCTCGTCGATCGCCGATCGGTGGGAGGAACTGGGACTCGACGATCTTTTGGCGGATCGGCCCCTCGATGCGCCCGATGACCGAGAGTGA
- a CDS encoding 1,2-phenylacetyl-CoA epoxidase subunit PaaC — translation MPSEKQFKEELQNGRMIESVDEMTDGYKQALKQILTVSADTELMSAPAYYEQSLNAPSLDARASCVSVIQDELGHGHIAYRLLEDLGEDRHELIYEREPHEFRNTYGFDQHIDTFAELVTAHGLFDRAGITLLADVHENTSYAPWKRALTKVSKEEQFHLRHGETWMRRLANNNEKTREKVQDAVDWMFPMAVEWFGLPDDKKKHDDQLEYRLKGLSNDELRQDWLHRAMPFLTELDLDVPAHYDEEQEEYVLEYDMPVAFDEDNKEWLFDEPISWSDVMDRWRNRGPANEHYVDLLQSGTVEVQI, via the coding sequence ATGCCCAGTGAGAAGCAATTCAAAGAAGAGTTACAGAACGGGCGGATGATCGAATCGGTAGACGAGATGACCGACGGCTACAAACAGGCGCTCAAGCAGATTCTGACCGTCTCGGCAGACACCGAACTGATGAGCGCACCGGCGTACTACGAGCAGTCGCTCAACGCGCCGTCGCTCGACGCCCGCGCATCGTGTGTTAGCGTCATCCAGGACGAGCTCGGCCACGGCCACATCGCCTATCGCCTGCTCGAGGACCTGGGAGAGGACCGACACGAGCTCATCTACGAGCGCGAACCCCACGAGTTCCGCAACACGTACGGGTTCGACCAGCACATCGACACCTTCGCGGAACTCGTCACCGCGCACGGGCTGTTCGACCGCGCGGGCATCACGCTGCTCGCGGACGTCCACGAGAACACCTCCTACGCGCCGTGGAAGCGCGCGCTCACGAAAGTCAGCAAGGAAGAGCAGTTCCACCTCCGCCACGGCGAGACCTGGATGCGCCGACTCGCCAACAACAACGAGAAGACCCGCGAGAAGGTCCAGGACGCCGTCGACTGGATGTTCCCGATGGCCGTCGAGTGGTTCGGTCTGCCCGACGACAAGAAGAAACACGACGACCAGCTCGAGTACCGCCTGAAGGGACTGAGCAACGACGAACTCCGTCAGGACTGGCTGCACCGCGCCATGCCGTTCCTGACCGAACTCGACCTCGACGTCCCGGCGCACTACGACGAGGAGCAAGAAGAGTACGTCCTCGAGTACGACATGCCAGTCGCCTTCGACGAGGACAACAAGGAGTGGCTGTTCGACGAACCGATCTCGTGGTCGGACGTCATGGACCGCTGGCGGAATCGGGGCCCGGCGAACGAACACTACGTCGACCTGCTCCAGTCGGGCACCGTCGAGGTCCAGATCTAG
- a CDS encoding enoyl-CoA hydratase/isomerase family protein produces the protein MQLKAFDELELEYFTTEVEDHIGTLRLDRPPANAHDINVLLELQRAVEAVRFDEDVRVCLFGSSNDRFFSTGFDINELNEKSGRQVGYASQTSKEVIMKMRTTDTIFIAMVNGHCMGGGLELALACDFRYVGNDDDYNIGMPEIFLGLIAGEAGTQLLPRYIDRSEALRLMLTGDTLTPEEATEKGIFDELHDPDEVEDAAREFAAEIAEKPAVAVGNNKLAVNEGLEMPLSDALAHERELQNRLLGSDVAKEGTQAFINDKEPDFIAVEKGEKEPGYDE, from the coding sequence ATGCAACTGAAAGCGTTCGATGAGCTAGAGCTAGAGTACTTCACGACGGAGGTCGAGGACCACATCGGCACCCTGCGTCTCGACCGACCACCGGCCAACGCCCACGACATCAACGTTCTGCTCGAACTCCAGCGAGCAGTAGAGGCCGTCCGCTTCGACGAGGACGTCCGCGTCTGCCTGTTCGGTAGCTCCAACGACAGGTTCTTCTCGACCGGATTCGACATCAACGAGCTCAACGAGAAATCGGGCCGACAGGTCGGCTACGCGAGCCAGACCAGCAAGGAAGTCATCATGAAGATGCGCACCACCGACACCATCTTCATCGCGATGGTCAACGGCCACTGCATGGGTGGCGGGCTCGAGCTCGCACTCGCCTGTGACTTCCGCTACGTCGGCAACGACGACGACTACAACATCGGCATGCCGGAGATCTTCCTCGGCCTCATCGCCGGCGAGGCCGGTACCCAGCTGCTCCCGCGCTACATCGACCGCTCGGAGGCCCTGCGCCTGATGCTCACCGGCGACACCCTCACTCCCGAGGAAGCCACCGAGAAGGGCATCTTCGACGAACTCCACGACCCCGACGAGGTCGAGGACGCCGCCCGCGAATTCGCCGCCGAAATCGCCGAGAAGCCCGCCGTCGCCGTCGGCAACAACAAGCTCGCCGTCAACGAGGGCCTCGAGATGCCGCTGTCGGACGCACTGGCTCACGAGCGCGAACTCCAGAACCGCCTGCTCGGCTCCGACGTCGCCAAGGAAGGCACCCAGGCGTTCATCAACGACAAAGAGCCGGACTTCATCGCCGTCGAGAAAGGCGAGAAAGAACCCGGCTACGACGAGTGA